The following are encoded together in the Paludisphaera mucosa genome:
- the rnc gene encoding ribonuclease III, which translates to MLGYEFRDADLLREALTHASGANHRLASNERLEFLGDAILGAVVCEMLFRQFPDYQEGDLTRIKSIVVSRRTCARISESLSLDLYLFLGKGMGAGDQTPPSVLADVFESLIGAIFLDGGMSAAAQFIVRYMGPEIESADEGQNGLNYKSNLQQAAQRDFGETPTYLLLDEKGPDHSKCFKISAQIGGTRYAPAWGRNKKDAEQRAALNALCQLSGSPIPYESD; encoded by the coding sequence GTGCTCGGTTACGAGTTCCGGGACGCCGACCTGCTCCGCGAGGCGCTCACGCACGCCTCGGGGGCCAACCACCGCCTGGCCTCGAACGAGCGCCTGGAGTTCCTGGGCGACGCCATCCTGGGCGCGGTCGTCTGCGAGATGCTCTTCCGCCAGTTCCCCGACTACCAGGAGGGGGACCTGACCCGGATCAAGTCGATCGTGGTCTCGCGGCGGACCTGCGCGCGGATCTCGGAATCGCTCTCGCTCGACCTGTACCTGTTCCTGGGCAAGGGGATGGGCGCGGGCGACCAGACGCCCCCCTCGGTCCTGGCCGACGTCTTCGAGAGCCTGATCGGGGCCATCTTCCTCGACGGCGGGATGTCCGCGGCGGCGCAGTTCATCGTCCGCTACATGGGCCCCGAGATCGAGTCCGCCGACGAGGGCCAGAACGGCCTCAACTACAAGAGCAACCTCCAGCAGGCCGCCCAGCGCGACTTCGGCGAGACGCCGACCTACCTCCTCCTCGACGAGAAGGGGCCGGACCACTCCAAATGCTTCAAGATCTCGGCCCAGATCGGCGGCACCCGGTACGCCCCGGCGTGGGGCCGGAACAAGAAGGACGCCGAGCAACGCGCGGCCCTGAACGCCCTCTGCCAGCTCTCGGGCTCCCCCATCCCCTACGAGTCGGATTGA
- the budA gene encoding acetolactate decarboxylase, which yields MRYPRFLATCLVLGLAASCAPPVPAPSGNPDRITQASVINALMIGRYDGVNTIAEMLEHGDFGLGTLDHLDGELIILDGRAYQVRGDGAVVPVGPEWTTPFAVVTPFDEDGSFACPQVAGLTALESRLDEALPQRNSFVAVRIEGRFASLKLRSVHRQEPPYRPLGEVAESQSVWTREGLSGTVLGIRSPAWVGGLTVPGWHWHFLSDDRKVGGHVLDARPTEGRVRYDLCHDWEVLLPRSREFDQADLTPNLSRELKRVESARDPAPPRGPEGR from the coding sequence ATGCGATATCCGCGTTTTCTTGCGACGTGCCTGGTCCTCGGCCTTGCGGCCTCGTGCGCCCCTCCCGTGCCGGCGCCCTCGGGGAATCCCGACCGGATCACGCAGGCGTCGGTGATCAACGCCCTCATGATCGGCCGGTACGACGGGGTGAACACGATCGCCGAGATGCTGGAGCACGGCGACTTCGGGCTCGGCACGCTGGACCACCTCGACGGCGAGCTGATCATCCTGGACGGCCGGGCCTATCAGGTCCGGGGCGACGGGGCCGTGGTCCCGGTCGGCCCCGAATGGACGACGCCGTTCGCGGTCGTCACCCCCTTCGACGAGGACGGCTCGTTCGCATGCCCGCAGGTCGCCGGCCTCACCGCCCTGGAATCCCGACTGGACGAGGCGCTGCCGCAGAGGAACTCGTTCGTCGCGGTCCGGATCGAGGGCCGTTTCGCCTCGCTCAAGCTGCGGAGCGTCCATCGCCAGGAGCCGCCCTACCGGCCGCTGGGGGAGGTGGCCGAGAGCCAGTCGGTCTGGACCCGCGAGGGCCTCTCGGGGACGGTCCTGGGCATCCGCAGCCCGGCCTGGGTCGGCGGGCTGACCGTGCCCGGCTGGCACTGGCACTTCCTGTCGGACGACCGCAAGGTCGGCGGCCACGTCCTCGACGCCCGCCCCACCGAAGGCCGCGTGCGATACGACCTCTGCCACGACTGGGAGGTGCTCCTCCCACGCTCCCGGGAGTTCGACCAGGCCGACCTGACGCCGAACTTGAGCCGCGAGCTGAAGCGGGTGGAGAGCGCCCGCGATCCCGCCCCGCCGCGCGGTCCCGAAGGCCGGTGA
- a CDS encoding sigma-70 family RNA polymerase sigma factor, which translates to MRKRDEGLIVRDLDRLFRQGVDLAPDGELLWRFLSARDEDAFEAILGRHGPMVRGVCGRLLRDPHDADDAFQATFLVLARDGGKLRDPDRLASWLYSIARRVSVRARVRADRRRAEPLVADFPAREEDRAEWSDVLPVLDAELARLPTGQRDVLALCLLGGASEQEASRRLDCPVGTVKSRLSRAKEALRGRLVRRGIAPAAATAALASVESIASPVSPNLIHATLAAVSARAAIAPAVAALTQGVAPTMFSKPFLLMLAAAGGLGVLGLSATAWTSDPTQDAGGGGGDPGRPATPEVAQIKVQNLKAILLAMHNHHDARNAFPAAAVAGPDGRPLLSWRVALLPYLGEEALYKQFHLDEPWDGPHNRTLLRRMPEVYQTPDLSTPLGFSRFRGFTTPGAMFGPDANASDGVMMGSGMMRMDGGGAAMGMPGMMMRMDGGGAGMGMPGMMGGGPASKPTGSMMGAGMGMPGMMGGGPASKRTGPMMGAGMMMGGAAGPQAGGARSSENAPRLETAPEVGAGVGPVGRGAESAAGGGSSADARSDDLGVKLETVTDGTSNTVFLVVADQPIEWTKPEEPTTVSVRALDGHDPRGALIGLVDGSTQFLLDTPHRPGLFAALVTRSGGEIINWGEQSAAPPPPAGGAASAMGGMMGSGSMRRPGAAPGGEAETETDRRLRRVEEKLDRLLKKLDAADEAP; encoded by the coding sequence ATGAGAAAGCGTGACGAGGGCCTGATCGTCCGGGACCTTGACCGGCTCTTCCGCCAGGGGGTCGACCTCGCCCCCGACGGCGAGCTGCTTTGGAGGTTCCTGTCCGCCAGGGACGAGGACGCGTTCGAGGCGATCCTGGGCCGCCACGGGCCGATGGTCCGGGGCGTCTGCGGCCGGCTCCTGCGCGATCCTCACGACGCGGACGACGCCTTCCAGGCGACCTTCCTGGTCCTGGCCCGGGACGGGGGGAAGCTCCGCGACCCCGACCGCCTGGCCTCGTGGCTCTACAGCATCGCCCGCCGCGTGTCCGTGAGGGCCCGCGTCCGGGCCGACCGCCGCCGCGCCGAGCCGCTCGTCGCCGACTTCCCCGCTCGCGAGGAGGATCGCGCCGAGTGGTCCGACGTCCTCCCCGTCCTCGACGCCGAGCTGGCCCGCCTGCCGACGGGCCAGCGCGACGTCCTGGCGCTCTGCCTGCTCGGCGGGGCGTCCGAGCAAGAGGCGTCGCGACGCCTGGACTGCCCCGTCGGCACGGTCAAGAGCCGGCTCTCGCGTGCGAAGGAGGCCCTCCGGGGGCGTCTCGTCCGGCGGGGGATCGCGCCTGCGGCGGCGACGGCGGCGCTGGCGTCCGTCGAATCGATCGCGTCCCCCGTGTCCCCGAACCTGATCCACGCGACGCTGGCGGCCGTCTCGGCGAGGGCCGCGATCGCGCCGGCCGTCGCCGCCCTGACCCAGGGAGTCGCACCGACCATGTTCTCCAAGCCATTCCTCCTGATGCTGGCCGCGGCCGGCGGCCTGGGCGTCCTCGGCCTCTCCGCGACGGCCTGGACCTCCGACCCGACGCAAGACGCCGGGGGGGGCGGGGGCGACCCCGGACGCCCCGCGACGCCCGAGGTGGCCCAGATCAAGGTCCAGAACCTGAAGGCCATCCTGCTGGCGATGCACAATCACCACGATGCGCGGAACGCCTTTCCGGCGGCCGCCGTCGCCGGCCCCGACGGCCGGCCCTTGCTGAGCTGGCGCGTGGCGCTGCTGCCGTATCTCGGCGAGGAGGCCCTCTACAAGCAATTCCACCTCGACGAGCCCTGGGACGGGCCCCACAACCGGACGCTCCTCCGGCGCATGCCGGAGGTCTACCAGACGCCTGACCTCTCCACGCCCCTGGGCTTCTCCCGGTTTCGCGGGTTCACGACCCCGGGTGCGATGTTCGGCCCGGACGCGAACGCTTCGGACGGCGTCATGATGGGGAGCGGGATGATGAGGATGGACGGCGGCGGGGCCGCGATGGGGATGCCCGGAATGATGATGAGGATGGACGGCGGCGGGGCCGGGATGGGGATGCCCGGCATGATGGGAGGCGGACCCGCCTCGAAGCCGACCGGCTCGATGATGGGGGCCGGGATGGGGATGCCCGGCATGATGGGAGGCGGACCCGCCTCGAAGCGGACCGGCCCGATGATGGGAGCCGGCATGATGATGGGAGGCGCCGCCGGGCCGCAGGCGGGCGGGGCGAGGTCTTCCGAGAACGCTCCACGACTCGAAACGGCCCCCGAGGTCGGCGCGGGAGTCGGTCCGGTCGGGAGGGGGGCGGAGTCCGCGGCGGGGGGCGGATCGTCGGCCGACGCGCGGTCCGACGACCTGGGCGTGAAGCTCGAAACCGTGACGGACGGGACCTCGAACACCGTCTTCCTCGTCGTGGCCGACCAGCCGATCGAGTGGACGAAGCCGGAGGAGCCGACCACCGTCTCCGTCCGGGCCCTCGACGGCCACGACCCCCGCGGGGCGTTGATCGGCCTGGTCGACGGCTCGACCCAGTTCTTGCTCGACACCCCGCACCGCCCCGGGCTCTTCGCCGCCCTGGTCACCCGGTCCGGCGGCGAGATCATCAACTGGGGCGAACAGAGCGCCGCCCCGCCGCCGCCCGCCGGCGGGGCGGCTTCGGCGATGGGCGGCATGATGGGCTCGGGCTCCATGCGCCGCCCCGGGGCTGCTCCGGGAGGCGAGGCCGAAACGGAGACGGATCGTCGCCTCCGCCGCGTCGAAGAGAAGCTCGACCGCCTCCTCAAGAAGCTCGACGCCGCCGACGAGGCGCCGTGA